One segment of Stappia sp. 28M-7 DNA contains the following:
- a CDS encoding AraC family transcriptional regulator, giving the protein MATGCNIRDNDVLANDLQDCAAVTGPGFQLLRPLTSSRSAVLHGDHRMTRLRTGLNVHTSDTVTLQDIATTIEQPPGLTLMLFLDGGVDATIGGVPLNVGRHENEPVRGVMISRTRPDRFVRHARKGDRLRKVIVTMSPQWLAESGIDDIAGRETVRTFCDTHLARFDWVASPAMIAIAEQMLHPPHDGSFSESLYLESRALDLVAEAFAALASEGREALRTELSPVEQRRLQAIKDVLADPEAEGLSLDQLARQCGVSLSKMQRLFRLAHGGTVSEYVRSTRLVRARQLLEREGITVAEAAHAAGYSSPANFATAFKRAFGISPREARRSARA; this is encoded by the coding sequence ATGGCGACCGGCTGCAATATCAGGGACAACGACGTTCTGGCGAACGACCTGCAGGACTGCGCGGCCGTCACGGGCCCCGGGTTCCAGCTGCTGCGGCCGCTGACCTCCTCGCGCTCGGCGGTGCTGCACGGCGACCACCGCATGACGCGCCTGCGCACGGGGCTGAACGTGCACACCTCCGACACGGTGACGCTGCAGGACATCGCCACCACCATCGAGCAACCGCCCGGCCTGACGCTGATGCTGTTCCTGGACGGCGGCGTCGACGCGACCATCGGCGGGGTGCCGCTCAATGTCGGCCGGCACGAGAACGAGCCGGTGCGCGGCGTGATGATCTCGCGCACCCGGCCCGACCGGTTCGTCCGACATGCCCGCAAGGGCGACCGGCTGCGCAAGGTGATCGTCACCATGTCACCGCAATGGCTGGCCGAAAGCGGCATCGACGACATTGCCGGGCGCGAGACGGTGCGCACGTTCTGCGACACCCATCTTGCCCGCTTCGACTGGGTGGCCAGCCCGGCGATGATCGCCATTGCCGAGCAGATGCTGCATCCCCCGCATGACGGCAGCTTTTCCGAGAGCCTGTATCTGGAAAGCCGGGCGCTCGACCTTGTCGCCGAGGCCTTCGCCGCGCTGGCAAGCGAAGGACGCGAGGCGCTGCGCACCGAGCTGTCGCCGGTCGAGCAGCGCCGCCTGCAGGCGATCAAGGACGTGCTGGCCGACCCGGAGGCCGAGGGCCTGTCGCTGGATCAGCTCGCCCGGCAATGCGGGGTCAGCCTCAGCAAGATGCAGCGCCTGTTTCGCCTCGCCCATGGCGGCACGGTGTCGGAATATGTCCGCAGCACCCGTCTGGTGCGGGCCCGCCAGCTGCTGGAGCGCGAGGGCATCACCGTCGCCGAGGCCGCCCATGCCGCCGGCTACAGCAGCCCGGCCAACTTCGCCACCGCCTTCAAGCGTGCATTCGGCATCTCCCCGCGCGAGGCGCGGCGCAGCGCCCGCGCCTGA
- a CDS encoding DUF2218 domain-containing protein — MPGIQTTVTTANASRYLQQLCKHFAHKVEARFDATRGEVDFPFGDCRLWADAEQLKIECVSETEETLARTKFVVHDHLERFSWREKPEIVWQPKD, encoded by the coding sequence ATGCCGGGCATTCAGACAACGGTGACCACCGCCAACGCATCGCGCTACCTGCAGCAGCTGTGCAAGCACTTCGCCCACAAGGTGGAGGCCCGTTTCGATGCGACCCGCGGCGAGGTCGACTTTCCCTTCGGCGACTGCCGCCTGTGGGCGGATGCGGAGCAGCTGAAGATCGAATGCGTCTCGGAGACCGAGGAGACGCTGGCGCGCACCAAGTTCGTCGTCCACGACCATCTCGAGCGCTTCTCCTGGCGGGAAAAGCCGGAGATCGTCTGGCAACCCAAGGACTGA
- a CDS encoding ABC transporter ATP-binding protein, protein MTLTIRNASKTYPDGTRALLPTDLTVGEGEILSLLGPSGCGKTTLLRIIAGLETPDAGTEVRFDDEDVTRLAVEHRNVGMVFQSYALFPNMSVRANIGYGLKVRKVPKAEREQRVDEVLALCRLGDYAERAVTALSGGQRQRVALARAMAPRPRILLLDEPLSALDAALRDSLRDELAAMLRQFRITAVFVTHDQAEALAIADRIAVMSHGQMQQVGPPEELYRTPVSAFVARFIGNAMPLPGSIVDGRLVLPGGHLPLPAGSAGVEVFVRAEDVHLDEAGPLSGTVETVAFSGGHYRIGIAGVTNETLFATHPGRQAPRPGEAVRLRIDAGDLLVLPQDRS, encoded by the coding sequence ATGACGCTGACCATTCGCAACGCCAGCAAGACCTATCCCGACGGCACCCGTGCCCTGCTGCCGACCGACCTGACGGTCGGCGAGGGCGAGATCCTGTCGCTGCTCGGCCCCTCGGGCTGCGGCAAGACCACGCTGCTGCGCATCATCGCCGGGCTGGAGACGCCGGATGCCGGTACCGAGGTGCGTTTCGACGACGAGGACGTGACCCGTCTTGCTGTCGAGCACCGCAATGTCGGCATGGTGTTCCAGTCCTACGCCCTGTTCCCCAACATGTCGGTCAGGGCGAATATCGGCTATGGCCTCAAGGTGCGGAAGGTCCCGAAGGCCGAGCGCGAGCAGCGCGTCGACGAGGTGCTGGCCCTGTGCCGGCTCGGCGACTATGCCGAGCGTGCGGTGACCGCGCTGTCCGGCGGCCAGCGGCAGCGCGTGGCGCTGGCCCGTGCCATGGCGCCGCGCCCGCGCATCCTGCTGCTCGACGAGCCGCTGTCGGCGCTGGATGCGGCGCTGCGCGACAGCCTGCGCGACGAGCTCGCCGCCATGCTGCGCCAGTTCCGCATCACCGCCGTCTTCGTCACCCACGACCAGGCTGAGGCGCTTGCCATCGCCGACCGCATCGCGGTCATGTCGCATGGACAGATGCAGCAGGTCGGACCGCCGGAGGAGCTTTACCGCACGCCGGTTTCCGCCTTTGTCGCCCGCTTCATCGGCAATGCCATGCCGCTTCCCGGCTCCATCGTCGACGGGCGTCTGGTGCTGCCCGGCGGCCACCTGCCGCTGCCGGCCGGATCGGCCGGCGTCGAGGTGTTCGTGCGTGCCGAGGACGTGCATCTGGACGAGGCCGGCCCGCTGTCGGGCACGGTCGAGACGGTCGCCTTTTCCGGCGGGCACTACCGGATCGGCATTGCCGGCGTTACGAACGAGACGCTGTTCGCCACGCATCCCGGCCGGCAGGCGCCGCGTCCGGGCGAGGCGGTTCGCCTGCGTATCGATGCCGGCGATCTTCTCGTTCTTCCCCAGGACCGTTCGTAA
- a CDS encoding siderophore ABC transporter substrate-binding protein, with amino-acid sequence MSVAPRFRFSLLSALAACALLLGVAAPLRAETITVEHAQGTSEVPLGPKTILVFDLAALDTLDTLGVPVAGVPEGVKPAYLRKYDEAAYPKIGSLFEPDFEAVAAAAPDLIVTGGRSAAKYAELAGIAPTVDVTVDASRYIEDAKDKVRLLARITQREEEAERRIAALDASIAALKGKAKGAGTGLILMTTGGRMSAYGPGSRFGIIHTVFGVAPAAADLAVATHGQAVSYEFLLKTDPDTLFVIDRDAAIGRRGQAASVLLDNEIVRRTKAWTNGRVVYLDPDSWYLSGTGLTAMQAMVDEIAAALD; translated from the coding sequence ATGTCAGTTGCTCCCCGCTTCCGCTTCTCCCTGCTGTCCGCCCTTGCGGCCTGCGCGTTGCTGCTCGGCGTTGCCGCGCCCCTGCGCGCCGAGACGATCACGGTCGAACATGCGCAGGGCACCAGCGAGGTGCCGCTCGGCCCCAAGACGATCCTCGTCTTCGATCTTGCCGCGCTCGACACGCTGGATACGCTGGGCGTTCCCGTTGCCGGCGTGCCGGAAGGGGTGAAGCCGGCCTATCTCCGCAAATACGATGAGGCCGCCTATCCCAAGATCGGTTCGCTGTTCGAGCCGGATTTCGAGGCGGTGGCGGCCGCCGCGCCCGATCTCATCGTCACCGGCGGACGCTCGGCCGCCAAATATGCCGAGCTTGCCGGCATCGCCCCGACCGTCGACGTCACGGTCGATGCCTCCCGCTATATCGAGGACGCCAAGGACAAGGTGCGGCTCCTGGCGCGCATCACCCAGCGCGAGGAGGAGGCCGAGCGCCGCATCGCCGCGCTCGATGCCTCCATCGCTGCGCTCAAGGGCAAGGCGAAGGGCGCCGGCACCGGCCTCATCCTCATGACCACGGGCGGGCGCATGAGCGCCTATGGTCCCGGTTCGCGCTTCGGCATCATCCACACGGTGTTCGGCGTTGCGCCGGCTGCTGCCGACCTTGCGGTCGCGACCCACGGCCAGGCGGTCTCCTACGAATTCCTCCTCAAGACCGACCCGGACACGCTCTTCGTCATCGACCGCGATGCGGCCATCGGCCGGCGCGGGCAGGCGGCCAGCGTCCTGCTCGACAACGAGATCGTCCGCAGGACCAAGGCCTGGACCAACGGCCGGGTGGTGTATCTCGATCCCGACAGCTGGTATTTGAGCGGCACCGGCCTCACCGCCATGCAGGCGATGGTGGACGAGATCGCCGCAGCGCTCGACTGA
- a CDS encoding TonB-dependent siderophore receptor translates to MVTKIGHQAVPGEASPRIGRLLLATTALGLVLPATALAQDVAPTVLDRIVVQGASYETDESDSYTTNLVSVGEKDVVPVRQIPQSTTVLTRERLEDGGYTSLDTALRETPGIVVLNNDNGRSSLFSRGFEFDNLYFNGLPAPLSSVYGTQPDMAIIDHVEILRGPAGLFGGAGEPAGAINMRLKQAKSDFEARFEGAFGSWEHKRGEVDVTGRLNESGSVRGRFVGVLQHDKGFVDTTENGVGVAYGTIQADIGESTTATFSVSHQVRDITPFNGLPTTQTGGLLDLDRSTFTGADWNQFDNSVTDYIAELEHKFDDGGHAKVSARYQDTDVDFLYAWANGYVGAGGNIISGGGDTADTRWLARDYKAGSLALDAHVSKPFELFGQEHNIIVGVDYQNTDATLLQGAGTIAGNQNIYNWNSALPEPVVNYNVQTGTDSDRFGVYGQLRVKPIERLTLIGGGRLSWYSASTTNLVTGAVTSKQDVDAKFTPYAGVVFDLTDWLSAYSSYTEIFQPQTATDVAGNMIDPREGRQYEAGLKAELFDSGVNASLAYFNLRDTNRAVADPTTPGASIAQGEVEVQGIEFEASGSPLPGWEIAGGYTYTDSTYLNTAQAGQTFSTYTPQHMFQLWTKYSFDERFGAFEGVFVGGGVTAFSSFSSVSGGVTIKAPGYVTADLMAGYRINDNFTATLNVNNIFDEKYYSRVGGNSVFNFYGEPRSATFRLSAKF, encoded by the coding sequence ATGGTTACGAAGATTGGCCACCAGGCGGTACCGGGCGAGGCTTCGCCCCGGATTGGCCGGCTTCTGCTCGCGACGACCGCTCTCGGTCTCGTCCTTCCCGCTACGGCGCTCGCGCAGGACGTGGCACCGACGGTGCTCGATCGCATCGTCGTGCAGGGCGCCAGCTACGAGACGGACGAGAGCGACAGCTACACCACCAATCTCGTCAGCGTCGGCGAGAAGGACGTCGTGCCCGTCCGCCAGATCCCGCAGTCGACCACCGTCCTGACCCGGGAGCGGCTGGAGGACGGCGGCTACACCTCGCTCGACACGGCCCTGCGGGAGACCCCGGGCATCGTCGTGCTCAACAACGACAACGGCCGGTCCAGCCTGTTCTCGCGCGGCTTCGAGTTCGACAATCTCTACTTCAACGGCCTGCCTGCGCCGCTGTCGAGCGTCTACGGCACCCAGCCCGACATGGCAATCATCGACCATGTGGAAATCCTGCGCGGTCCGGCCGGCCTGTTCGGCGGGGCGGGCGAGCCGGCGGGCGCCATCAACATGCGCCTGAAGCAGGCCAAGAGCGATTTCGAGGCCCGCTTCGAGGGCGCTTTCGGCTCCTGGGAGCACAAGCGCGGCGAGGTCGACGTGACCGGCCGTCTCAACGAATCGGGCTCGGTGCGCGGCCGCTTCGTCGGCGTGCTGCAGCACGACAAGGGCTTCGTCGACACGACCGAGAACGGCGTCGGCGTCGCCTACGGCACGATCCAGGCCGATATCGGCGAGAGCACCACGGCCACCTTCTCGGTCAGCCACCAGGTCCGCGACATCACCCCGTTCAACGGCCTGCCGACGACGCAGACGGGCGGCCTGCTCGACCTCGACCGCTCCACCTTCACCGGCGCCGACTGGAACCAGTTCGACAATTCCGTCACCGACTACATCGCCGAGCTGGAGCACAAGTTCGACGACGGCGGCCATGCCAAGGTCTCGGCCCGCTACCAGGATACGGATGTCGACTTCCTCTACGCCTGGGCCAACGGCTATGTGGGCGCGGGCGGCAACATCATCTCCGGCGGCGGCGACACGGCCGACACCCGCTGGCTGGCGCGCGACTACAAGGCTGGCTCGCTCGCTCTCGATGCGCATGTCAGCAAGCCGTTCGAGCTGTTCGGCCAGGAACACAACATCATCGTCGGCGTCGACTACCAGAACACCGACGCCACGCTGCTGCAGGGCGCCGGCACCATCGCCGGCAACCAGAACATCTACAACTGGAACTCCGCGCTGCCCGAGCCGGTGGTCAATTACAACGTCCAGACGGGCACCGATTCCGACCGCTTCGGCGTCTACGGCCAGCTGCGGGTGAAGCCGATCGAGCGGCTGACCCTGATCGGCGGCGGCCGGTTGAGCTGGTACAGCGCCTCGACGACCAACCTCGTCACAGGCGCGGTCACGAGCAAGCAGGACGTCGATGCCAAGTTCACGCCCTATGCCGGCGTCGTCTTCGACCTGACCGACTGGCTCTCCGCCTATTCCAGCTACACGGAGATCTTCCAGCCGCAGACCGCGACCGACGTGGCCGGCAACATGATCGACCCGCGCGAGGGCCGGCAGTACGAGGCGGGCCTGAAGGCGGAGCTGTTCGACAGCGGCGTCAACGCCTCGCTCGCCTATTTCAACCTGCGCGACACGAACCGCGCGGTCGCCGACCCGACCACGCCGGGCGCCTCCATCGCCCAGGGCGAGGTCGAGGTGCAGGGCATCGAGTTCGAGGCGTCGGGCTCGCCGCTGCCGGGCTGGGAGATCGCCGGCGGTTACACCTATACCGACAGCACCTATCTCAACACGGCCCAGGCCGGCCAGACCTTCAGCACCTACACCCCGCAGCACATGTTCCAGCTGTGGACCAAGTACTCGTTCGACGAGCGCTTCGGGGCCTTCGAGGGCGTGTTCGTGGGCGGCGGCGTCACCGCGTTCAGCTCGTTCTCGAGCGTGTCGGGCGGCGTCACCATCAAGGCGCCGGGCTATGTCACCGCCGACCTGATGGCCGGTTACCGGATCAACGACAACTTCACCGCGACGCTGAACGTGAACAACATCTTCGACGAGAAGTACTATTCGCGCGTCGGCGGGAACTCGGTGTTCAACTTCTACGGCGAGCCGCGCAGCGCGACCTTCCGGCTCTCGGCGAAGTTCTGA
- a CDS encoding alpha/beta hydrolase, with translation MSLPALRSLIVPCLAALIAAGTLAALIAAGTPARASEPVRIEGAEEIAFTAKASGEPFRLLLLRPDGEAPAGGWPVLYSFDGEDSFALLADIARTLNGLAARTGRSPVAVAAIAWPRGRASVDRRVYDMTPPTARADGVHVMPERPNGRPWPKLGGGDAFLALIEDEMKPLVREALGGRTGPQTLFGHSLGGLMVLHRLVTDPDSFACYAASSPSIWVDDRQILADLDRLLARPPAASADAPVPGLRVTVGGAEEEFGPQDARAGEEVEARRRWVANNAMVTNARALAGLVEEKGEGHLRFSYEEYEGRTHQTSRILAALDAVQLAIDCTE, from the coding sequence ATGTCGCTGCCTGCCCTGCGATCCCTGATCGTGCCTTGCCTCGCCGCGCTGATCGCGGCTGGCACTCTTGCCGCGCTGATCGCGGCCGGCACCCCTGCGCGCGCCTCCGAGCCCGTGCGGATCGAGGGGGCGGAGGAGATCGCCTTCACGGCGAAGGCGAGCGGCGAGCCGTTCCGCCTGTTGCTGTTGCGCCCGGACGGAGAGGCGCCGGCCGGCGGCTGGCCGGTGCTCTACAGTTTCGACGGCGAGGACAGTTTCGCGCTTCTCGCCGACATTGCCCGCACGCTCAACGGGCTCGCGGCCCGCACGGGCCGTTCGCCGGTCGCGGTCGCCGCCATCGCCTGGCCGAGGGGCCGCGCCAGCGTCGACCGGCGCGTTTACGACATGACCCCGCCGACCGCGCGAGCGGACGGCGTCCATGTCATGCCGGAGCGACCCAATGGCCGGCCCTGGCCGAAACTCGGCGGCGGCGATGCCTTCCTTGCCCTCATCGAGGACGAGATGAAGCCGCTGGTGCGCGAGGCGCTGGGCGGTCGGACCGGGCCGCAGACCCTGTTCGGCCATTCGCTCGGCGGGCTGATGGTGCTGCACCGCCTCGTCACGGATCCGGACAGCTTTGCCTGCTATGCGGCCAGCAGCCCGTCGATCTGGGTCGACGACCGTCAGATCCTGGCCGACCTTGACCGTCTTCTCGCCCGCCCGCCGGCAGCTTCCGCCGATGCGCCCGTGCCGGGCCTGCGCGTCACCGTCGGAGGCGCGGAGGAAGAGTTCGGCCCACAGGACGCGCGCGCCGGCGAGGAGGTGGAGGCCCGTCGCCGCTGGGTCGCCAACAACGCGATGGTGACCAATGCCCGCGCGCTTGCAGGCCTTGTCGAAGAAAAGGGCGAGGGTCACCTGCGCTTTTCCTACGAGGAATACGAGGGCCGCACCCACCAGACGTCCCGCATCCTTGCCGCGCTCGATGCGGTGCAACTCGCCATCGATTGCACCGAGTGA
- a CDS encoding phosphodiesterase gives MTKIIQISDIHIVPEGQLAYEKVDTAAALADTVATINRWLPAIGPVAMVIVTGDVTEHGTEEEYRRFQDIMAPLQLPWRAVPGNHDAREPMRASLASSGWMPASGPIDWVAEFDDLAVICLDTLVEGRPHGELAPQSLESLSARLAVLGDKPVLLGLHHPPITSGIAAMDANNLHNAGALRDVIAGYKGEVRIVCGHLHRSIAGLLDGRICQVCPGTSHAVTLDQRANAGNSLTVEPGAMMLHELRDGVLLSHWIPVGRFDGPHPFLGV, from the coding sequence ATGACCAAGATCATCCAGATTTCAGACATTCATATCGTTCCCGAGGGCCAGCTGGCCTACGAGAAGGTCGATACCGCAGCAGCGCTTGCCGATACGGTCGCCACCATCAACCGCTGGCTGCCGGCCATCGGCCCGGTGGCGATGGTCATCGTCACCGGCGACGTGACCGAGCACGGTACCGAAGAGGAATACCGCCGTTTCCAGGACATCATGGCGCCGCTGCAGCTGCCCTGGCGCGCCGTGCCGGGCAATCACGACGCCCGCGAGCCGATGCGCGCGAGCCTTGCCTCCAGCGGCTGGATGCCGGCGAGCGGTCCCATCGACTGGGTGGCGGAGTTCGACGACCTCGCGGTGATCTGCCTCGATACCCTGGTCGAGGGTCGCCCGCATGGCGAGCTGGCGCCGCAGAGCCTGGAGAGCCTGTCGGCGCGCCTTGCCGTCCTTGGCGACAAGCCGGTGCTGCTCGGCCTGCATCATCCGCCGATCACTTCCGGCATTGCCGCGATGGACGCCAACAACCTCCACAATGCGGGCGCGCTTCGGGACGTGATCGCCGGCTACAAGGGCGAGGTGCGGATCGTCTGCGGTCACTTGCACCGCTCTATCGCCGGCCTTCTCGACGGGCGCATCTGCCAGGTCTGCCCCGGCACCTCGCATGCGGTGACGCTCGACCAGCGCGCCAATGCCGGCAACAGCCTGACGGTGGAGCCGGGCGCGATGATGCTGCACGAGCTACGCGACGGCGTGCTGCTCAGCCACTGGATCCCGGTCGGCCGCTTCGACGGGCCGCATCCGTTCCTCGGCGTCTGA